One window of Nicotiana tomentosiformis chromosome 11, ASM39032v3, whole genome shotgun sequence genomic DNA carries:
- the LOC104115761 gene encoding uncharacterized protein isoform X3 has translation MEFTVWVFKHGAMDQLRLMGPVILTGILKSLDGYSASESDTIARETKSFAFQAIGLLAKRMPQLFREKVDVARRLFDALQSEAQFLRLTIQEATNSLAFAYKDAPQDVLNDLESLLLRSSQVEESEVRFCAIRWATLLFDMQHCPSRFICMLGAADPKLDIREIALEGLFPDEDQRKAVSKSLNLKYPKFSDMLDYIIQQQPAVLDSASVGGPKLHFPSKAYVAMIKFLLRCFEADMKQNNLVEGADFSVAVERLCLLLEHAMAHEGSVDLHANASKALISIGSHIPQVMASRYVDKITWMRQFLGHIDFDTRESISRLIGIASCSLSLHSLSDLITELISIIGTAPKLRFEMQHGVLCTLGYVTANCMSRAVSIPETLLQSTLKCLVDVVNSETATLASFAMQALGHIGLCIPLPLLLVDSSSVPILVVLREKLSKLLAGDDVKAVQRIVISLGHLCVKESSSSHLNIALDLIFSLSQSKVEDILFAAGEALSFLWGGVPVTADMILKSNYTSLSMSSNFLMGDVSSSMPSSSCVDSKANEEGHGTVRDAITRKLFDNLLYSSRKQERCAGTVWLLSLTMYCGQHHAIQKLLPDIQEAFSHLLAEQNELTQELASQGLSVVYELGDASMKKNLVNALVGTLTGSGKRKRAVKLVEESEVFHEGAIGESPSGGKLSTYKELCNLANEMGQPDLIYKFMDLANYQASLNSKRGAAFGFSKIAKHAGDALQPYLRALVPRLVRYQYDPDKNVQDAMTHIWRSLIPDSKKTIDEHFDLVMDDLLTQSGSRLWRSREASCHALSDVIQGRKFDQVEKHLKRIWTTAFRAMDDIKESVRNSGDRLCRAITALTLRLCDVSLTPVLEATKAMEIVLPLLLSEGIMSKVENIRKASIGVVTKLTKGAGIALRPHLPDLVCCMLESLSSLEDQGLNYVELHAANVGIQTEKLENLRISIAKGSPMWETLDRCVDIIDSQSLELLVPRVAQLVRVGVGLNTRVGVANFISLLAQKVGVNIKPFTTMLLRLLFQAVKEERSGTSKRAFANACATVLKYATPSQAQKLIEDTAALHLGDKNEQISCAVLLKCYFSTAADVLGGYNDVIVPVIFMSRFEDEKSVSCLYEEMWEENMSSERATLQLYLGEIVELISGGIMSSSWSSKRKAAQAISKLCDTLGEVVSSQHHVLLSSLLKEIPGRLWEGKDAVLCALSSLCMSCHKAISAADPDSPNAILSLILSACTKKAKKYREAAFSCLEQVIKAFNNPDFFNKAFPQLFDMCSLQIKGDEEDFSSAHDKIVNCVTASIHIARTSDIIQQQKHLIEFFLISLSPNFPWAVKVSVFSSIKELCSKLHTETVDSQDTSQYTSIVAFVHELFCKTSVKVLEIIQTVKIAQVHIAASECLLEMVNLLKATGQLPGGEVAVSREFVQVYDVEKNEHAKSLLKRCIDILENLEKEHKVSS, from the exons ATGGAGTTCACTGTATGGGTCTTCAAGCAT GGAGCAATGGACCAATTGAGGCTTATGGGCCCTGTTATACTGACTGGGATTCTGAAATCTCTTGATGGTTATTCAGCATCAGAGTCAG ATACTATTGCGCGGGAGACCAAATCATTTGCCTTCCAAGCAATTGGCTTGCTTGCTAAGCGGATGCCTCAACTTTTTAG AGAAAAAGTCGATGTTGCTAGAAGGTTGTTTGATGCCCTGCAATCTGAGGCCCAATTTCTTCGTCTTACTATTCAAGAAGCTACAAATTCTCTTGCTTTTGCTTACAAG GATGCACCACAAGATGTATTAAATGATCTGGAGTCGCTTCTTCTGAGAAGTTCTCAAGTG GAGGAAAGCGAAGTGCGCTTTTGTGCTATCAGATGGGCGACCTTGTTGTTTGACATGCAGCATTGCCCAAGCCGATTTATTTGTATGCTTGGAGCTGCTGATCCTAAGCTGGATATAAG GGAAATTGCATTAGAAGGTTTGTTTCCTGATGAAGATCAAAGGAAAGCAGTAAGCAAAAGCCTCAACTTGAAGTACCCAAAATTTTCTGACATGCTAGACTATATTATCCAACAGCAGCCTGCTGTGTTGGATTCTGCTAGTGTGGGAGGTCCAAAGCTTCATTTTCCATCTAAAGCTTATGTGGCTATGATCAAGTTTTTGTTAAGGTGCTTTGAggcagatatgaagcaaaataattTGGTAGAAGGTGCCGATTTTTCAGTTGCAGTTGAGAGATTATGTTTGCTTCTAGAACATGCAATGGCTCACGAAGGTTCTGTTGACCTGCATGCTAATGCCTCCAAAGCTCTTATATCTATTGGATCTCATATTCCCCAG GTGATGGCTTCAAGATATGTTGATAAAATCACATGGATGAGGCAATTTCTGGGACATATTGACTTTGATACACGCGAATCTATATCTCGCTTAATTGGAATTGCTTCCTGCTCACTTTCTCTCCACAGTTTGTCTGATCTTATAACTGAGTTGATCTCCATAATTGGTACAGCACCTAAGTTAAG GTTTGAGATGCAGCATGGCGTGCTATGTACTTTAGGATATGTTACTGCAAATTGCATGTCAAGAGCTGTTTCT ATCCCAGAAACTTTACTCCAGAGTACACTTAAATGTTTGGTCGATGTTGTCAATTCAGAAACTGCCACACTGGCTTCTTTTGCAATGCAAGCGCTGGGCCATATTGGACTTTGTATCCCATTGCCTCTCCTGCTCGTAGACTCTAGTTCAG TTCCTATATTGGTTGTCTTGCGTGAAAAATTAAGCAAGCTGCTTGCTGGTGATGACGTGAAAGCAGTTCAGAGAATTGTTATTTCCTTGGGGCACTTGTGTGTCAAGGAGTCATCGTCTTCACATCTAAATATTGCTCTTGACCTGATTTTCAGTCTTAGCCAGTCGAAG GTAGAAGATATCTTGTTTGCGGCTGGGGAGGCATTGTCATTTTTATGGGGTGGTGTTCCTGTTACTGCTGACATGATTCTTAAGAGTAACTACACTTCACTTTCCATGAGTTCGAACTTTTTGATGGGAGATGTGTCTTCTTCAATGCCAAGCTCTAGCTGTGTGGACTCTAAAGCTAATGAAGAAGGCCATGGTACAGTTAGAGATGCAATCACTAGAAAGCTTTTTGACAATCTATTATACAGTAGCCGGAAACAAGAGCGCTGTGCTGGCACTGTCTGGCTTTTGTCACTGACAATGTATTGTGGTCAACACCATGCTATCCAGAAACTGCTTCCTGACATCCAG GAAGCATTCTCTCACCTTCTGGCTGAGCAGAATGAGCTTACCCAGGAGCTGGCATCTCAGGGCCTTAGTGTTGTATATGAGCTTGGCGATGCTTCTATGAAGAAAAACTTAGTGAATGCTCTTGTTGGCACTCTTACTGGCTCAGGGAAGAGGAAAAGGGCTGTTAAG CTTGTAGAAGAGTCTGAAGTGTTTCACGAAGGTGCAATTGGTGAAAGTCCTAGTGGAGGGAAATTAAGTACTTACAAGGAGCTTTGCAACTTGGCAAACGAGATGGGGCAGCCGGACTTGATTTATAAGTTCATGGACTTAGCCAATTATCAGGCATCTTTGAATTCTAAAAGAGGTGCGGCCTTTGGGTTCTCCAAGATAGCCAAGCATGCTGGGGATGCTCTGCAACCTTACTTGCGAGCTCTTGTTCCAAGACTGGTTCGTTATCAGTATGATCCTGATAAGAATGTGCAG GATGCAATGACACATATTTGGAGATCACTGATTCCAGATTCAAAAAAGACAATTGATGAGCATTTCGATCTTGTTATGGATGATCTTTTGACTCAAAGCGGATCTCGACTTTGGCGATCACGAGAGGCTTCTTGTCATGCACTTTCCGATGTAATCCAAGGACGTAAATTTGATCAG GTTGAGAAGCACCTAAAAAGAATATGGACTACTGCTTTCCGTGCAATGGATGACATAAAGGAGTCTGTACGAAATTCGGGTGACAGATTATGCCGGGCTATCACTGCTCTAACACTGAGGTTATGTGATGTTTCTCTCACACCAGTTTTGGAGGCAACAAAGGCAATGGAGATTGTGTTGCCGTTACTGCTATCTGAAGGCATAATGAGTAAGGTTGAAAACATTCGAAAGGCATCCATTGGAGTGGTTACAAAACTCACGAAG GGTGCAGGTATTGCTCTTCGGCCGCATCTACCTGATCTAGTCTGCTGCATGCTTGAAAGCTTATCAAGCCTGGAAGACCAGGGGTTAAATTATGTTGAG TTGCACGCAGCAAATGTTGGAATACAAACAGAAAAGCTTGAAAACCTCCGTATATCAATAGCAAAGGGCTCTCCAATGTGGGAAACTCTTGATCGTTGTGTTGATATTATTGATTCCCAGTCATTGGAATTATTGGTACCTCGTGTCGCTCAGTTAGTTCGTGTTGGTGTTGGATTAAATACCAG GGTTGGTGTAGCAAATTTTATAAGCTTGTTAGCACAGAAAGTTGGTGTAAATATCAAACCTTTTACAACCATGCTACTGAGACTTCTATTTCAAGCTGTCAAGGAGGAAAGAAGTGGTACATCAAAACGTGCGTTTGCAAATGCTTGTGCTACAGTTCTGAAGTATGCAACTCCTTCTCAGGCCCAGAAGTTGATTGAAGACACTGCTGCTTTACATCTTGGAGACAAGAATGAACAGATTTCATGTGCAGTTTTATTGAAATGCTACTTTTCCACGGCTGCTGATGTTCTGGGTGGATATAATGACGTGATTGTGCCAGTTATATTTATGTCAAG atttgaagatgaaaaatCTGTTTCTTGTCTGTACGAAGAAATGTGGGAAGAAAATATGAGTAGTGAACGGGCTACTCTTCAATTGTACTTGGGGGAGATCGTCGAGCTTATCAGTGGAGGAATTATGTCATCCTCATGGTCTAGTAAACGGAAG GCTGCTCAGGCAATCAGTAAGCTATGTGACACCCTTGGTGAGGTGGTATCCTCACAGCACCATGTTCTGCTCTCATCTCTCTTGAAGGAAATACCTGGACGCCTATGGGAG GGAAAGGACGCAGTACTCTGTGCGTTATCTTCACTCTGTATGTCGTGTCATAAAGCAATTTCTGCTGCTGATCCCGACTCTCCAAATGCCATTTTGAGTCTCATATTATCTGCATGCACAAAAAAAGCCAAAAAGTACCGCGAAGCAGCTTTCTCCTGTCTTGAGCAG GTTATAAAGGCATTCAATAATCCAGACTTCTTCAATAAAGCTTTTCCACAATTATTTGACATGTGCAGTCTGCAAATTAAAG GAGACGAGGAGGATTTTTCTTCTGCACATGACAAGATAGTAAATTGTGTAACAGCAAGCATTCACATAGCACGCACATCTGATATTATTCAACAGCAGAAGCACTTGATTGAGTTTTTCTTAATTTCACTTTCACCTAACTTTCCATGGGCAG TTAAAGTGTCTGTTTTTTCCTCAATTAAGGAGCTATGCTCAAAGCTGCACACAGAGACGGTTGATTCTCAGGATACTTCTCAATATACCAGCATAGTTGCTTTTGTTCATGAG TTGTTCTGCAAAACCTCTGTGAAAGTACTTGAAATTATACAAACAGTAAAAATTGCTCAG GTTCACATTGCAGCTTCAGAGTGCCTGCTGGAAATGGTGAACTTATTGAAAGCGACTGGACAGTTGCCTGGTGGAGAAGTGGCAGTCAGCCGTGAGTTTGTGCAAGTCTATGATGTGGAAAAGAATGAGCATGCTAAGTCTTTGCTCAAGAGATGCATTGACATTCTAGAAAACCTCGAAAAAGAGCACAAAGTTTCAAGTTGA